Within Phaeodactylum tricornutum CCAP 1055/1 chromosome 26, whole genome shotgun sequence, the genomic segment ACGATCTTGTTGCGGGCCAGTACCAGTTCCGTCCTCAACGATTTGGAACgggccgtcgacgacggagtCCAGGCCGTCGTTCAGGCCGGAAAAGACGGACGACTGGTGTACGGCGGCGGGGCCGTCGAAATGGCCCTGTCCATGGCACTCCAGCAGGAAGCCAGTCGTGTTCCCGGCCTCGAACAGTACTCCATCGCCGCTTTTGGTaaggctttggaaattgtACCCCGCACGCTGGCGGAAAACGCCGGCTGGGATGCCGTACGCGTCCTGGCGGACTTGAAGGCTTCCCACGCCCAGCACGGTACCGAGTCCGTTTGCGATGTTGGAATTGACATTGAACGATACGGAAccgaaaacgacgacaccggTGGCACGTGTTCAATGAAGGAGCGGGGTGTCCTGGATTTGATGTCCACCAAATTAGCGGCATTGCGCTTGGCCGTCGATGCCGCCACGACTATTCTCAAAATTGATCAAATTATTATGAGCAAACCGGCGGGTGGACCGAAACCGCAGTAAGCGACATGAAACATCCTCCGCAATGCATGCCAGGCTTTTGATGGAGTGTGGCCGGTAGCGTACGGCATTGTGGCCAATTGTTCACAAAGCAATCACGAATAGTTTTCGAACGCGATAGAGATATATCCTAATAGTAAAGCTATTGACGTTGATGCGTTCGTCACCAATGCCCAGTGAAATGGCATTGAAACGTATGTTTGTGTTGTAAAGTTACATTCCTTATTGCTGCCTGGCATTTCTAGAGATAGCGTGTAGTACAAGATTTCCTCCCCACCTCTTGTCTTTCTGGAATTGTGTCGTATGCGGGCTTTTAGGTCGTGCCGCTTGTCCAAATGCATGTCGCAAACCGGGGTCAATCAGGTCCTACATCGTCAAACTATAGCTTGGCCACCAAACCTTCCAGAAAGCCTGACTGCAAAGGTCGCTATCCGCATTCGGACCCAAAAGAAACCCAAGCGGTTTCTCCCTTCTTACGCAGTAGAGCTaacttttttctctttcgtagTCACTTTCTGTTTCCTAAGTGTAAAAACGCAAAATGTGGCTATTGGTGTGGACACATAATCAATCGTGTCCACCTTAACATATAATTAATTACTCATCCAAGAAACAAGACAAGGCTTTATATAAAAGGGTTCAAAACGCAAGTTTCGCGCTGCTTGATTCGCAACGTGTTTGCCGTCGCTGGAATCGTGAGTCCTACGATCCGAACCAGAGCCATTCGAGACGATACACCACTGGAAACGAAAGTCGGTCCAGTCCAAGCCCCCTCTAGACTCCACTATTTTGCATCGTTCGTTGGTTGTTCCAGCGTGTTCCATGCCATTACAACGAGTCTCCGAGTCCTCAGTCTCCGAGTCCATTGGTGGTCTTAATTTGTTCTCCACACTCGCAGCACCGCTCGGGTCCGCAGTTCCATTTTGGTAGCAATCCTGGTTTTTCTAGTTGCAGGATGAACACACGTAACTCTTCCGACGGCGACGAGAGTCCGTCGCAGGCCATTTATTCCAGAGACGAACAAGACTCGGCGCTGACCGTGGCGATGGATACTCGAGGGCTAGAAGACCGAGCGACAGTGACTTTCTCAGTCGAAAACGACCCCTCCTCCATTGGTGTAGACGACGAGGGAGGCACGCCTGCAACGTCAATACCACCGTTGGAAGTTCATTTGGACCATGGCTCTTATCCCCCGTCACCGCCGTCGCTGTCCGTCGACGTCGAAAGTTCCGTTCTGGTCGCGCCTTGGCGCGATCCCTACCAAGCCTCACCGGAGTCCATTTACGAGCGGTACGATGTCACCGTAGACGATGCGGAGGCGGATCGTGCGACGGAAATCAAGATATTCTCTATCCGACGCCCGCACATGCGAGCCTTTCACGTGGCCTggttttccttcttttggGCCTTTACCATTTGGTTCGCTCCCGCGCCACTACTAAAAGAAATACAAAAGACACTCGGATTGACCAGAAAAGAGATTTGGACGAGTTCCATTACCAACGATATCACCGCCATTTTCTTGAGAATTTTGATTGGCCCCTTGTGCGACGTCTACGGCGCGCGCTTGCCCATGGCGGCCGTCCTGGTCCTCGCATCGATTCCTACCGCCATGGTAGGACTCATTCAATCGGCGGCGGGGCTTTCCGTCACACGCTTCTTTATCGGTATTGCCGGAAGTTCCTTCGTCATGGCACAGTTTTGGCCTTCCCGTATGTTTACCCGGGAATTGGCGGGCACCGCCAACGGGATCGTTGGTGGTTGGGGGAACCTGGGGGGTGCCTTTACACAACTCCTCATGGGCACAATTTTGTTTCCGGCTTTTCGGAATCTGTACGACGGGGACTCGGAAAAAGCATGGCGCGTTATTTGCGTCATTCCCGCTGCCGTCGCCTTTTTGTGGGGTATCGCCGTCCCGTGGATTTCCGACGATGCCCCGATGGGAAATTATGGAGAAATGAAAAAGCGTGGCGCCATGGATCGAATTCTGATGACGACGGCCCTCCGACAGGGCGCGGTCGTCAATACGTGGATACTGTACGTCCAGTACGCCTGTTCCTTTGGAGTCGAGCTCGTCATGAATAATGCAACCGTGCTCTACTACACGGATGAGTTTGGATTGAGTACGGAAGACGCGGCGGCTCTCGGTTTTATTTATGGTTCCATGAATTTGTTTGCTAGGGGCATGGGTGGATATCTCTCGGATCAGCTTAACCTCAAGTTTGGCCTACGGGGTCGCTTATGGCTTCAAACCTGTTTATTGGTAGTCGAAGGCATCGTCATCATTatttttccatttgctgATACACTCAGAGGAGCCATCGTTACCATGTGCATTTTTTCTATTTTTACGCAAGCCGCAGAAGGTGCCATTTTTGGTAAGCCTTGACATAAGACGCTATATCTCTTTTTGTGTTTGAGTCCTATTGCGACTAATAGTTTGCTAATCtcttgctgcttttgacTACATTAGGGGTGGTCCCATACGTGACCAAATTGTATTCGGGCTCGGTTTCGGGTTTGGTCGGCGCTGGAGGCAATGCCGGCTCCGTCATTTTTGGTCTCGGATTCCGGTCGCTTTCGTACCGGCAAGCTTTCATCATGATGGGGTGCATTGTGATCGCTAGCTCTGGTTTAAGTGCCTTCATCAACATTCCGTTGTACGCGGGCTTACTCTGGGGTAAGGACAATCACTCCGTTATTAAATCCCGCGAGCGATTTTTGGAACGTCGGGCACGCGAAAAGGAGCTCAGGAGTCGGTACGCCGCTGAGGAAgacgtcgccgccgccgtcgaccCTACTAGTGCATCTCGAGCAACGGAAGACGAACAACACGTATCGTGAACAACCGATATTACACGGCACTGTCGAAGCTGGATCACGTGAGGCACTTTATGGTTACAGGTAATAGGGGCTGGCCCAAAGGACCGCTACTGTCATACTGTTCGCCGGAAGAAAACTGAATGTGCGTCAACCAGTGGCAAACAGTTTTTCATTCGGAGACAATGTTTGCCAACTTGGTCTAGGCATTTGTCGTCTGGAGTGTGGGCACTTCTTAAGGTGTTTGCAAAAATGGCCTTCTTTGCAGCTTGTCAATAACGAGATTGTGCTATTAAAATGAATGAACATACCCTTTAAGGCATCCATATCCAACGGATTGACCGCTTTTGCTATTTCCATCAAGTTCAGCCTTGAATGAGCTCTGCTACTTTCTACCGTTCCATTTGCTTTCCGACAGCCATCAACGTCGGAATTTTAGGGTTCGACCGGCGAGCTATAGAAGGCATAGAAAGTTGGGAGACGACGGAAGCGCATCCATCCACGTCGCCGTCATTCTTCTTCCCAGTAGCCTTTTCCAAGCCCGAACACCAAAGGATGAAATCTGCATTTGAGGGGACCGAGAAGTGTATACTGGGCGCTTTGGGATCATGATTATCGACGTCGACACGGAAGCAATGCGAGTAGGACGACTTCTCTATCTTTGCATGGACAACTGCGTAAGACGAACGTCGTGAAACCAGATCGTATATTCGGGGATCCATCATTTCGGGAGACTGTGAGAGTCTCAACTAATAGCATGATTGGCACTGATATAGAATGGCGTAGAATGGTTGCCAACGATAGAAGATATTCCGCATAAAAACAGTCCCGGTCaagagtcgtcgtccagtTCGAGGCTGGTATGGAATGTGCAGACGGcaagaaaaagtggaagaacTATACGACATGCGCGAAGATACGGAAGACCCAGATGAACCCTTGCTGTATGACAGcgtcttttccttggaaTCCGTGATGTTTGCTCCGAGTGGCTCGTGCTGTGATTGTAAGTTCTGGGATCCTGTGTCCAGAAAGGGCTGAAATGTGTCCGATTCACTTGAGGAAAGTCCTAGTGTATCACTTGTGCTCCGACTCAAGGTAAGATCGACACTATTGTTGGCAGGCTTGCTGAAGGAGTCGGATGAGATTGGAAGAGTCAGGAAGGCTGTTTGTTCCGGTCTCGTTTTTTCAGTGACGTCCGGTCTTCCGTCCTCAATCTCCCGTCCTTCGGTATTGGAAGGTGTTACTCGGAACGAAGGTCTCATCGGGTGGTACGGAGCTTCTTGGTTCAAAGTCGGTCGTGACGAATTGAACTCCGTCGACGTTGCCAGAGATTTATTGTCGGGTTGTGTATTTTGTCTGTTTTTGATGCTATCTGCTTCTTGATGACCGCGCGATGTAAGCAAGGATCCTGCTTCCGCTCCCTCGGAAGACAAAAATTTCTCACATTCACCTGCTATCGAAACGACTTCTTTTCTATTTTCCATTGAAATCGTCCCTAAATCTTCAGAAAAAGGCCCATCGCGTGCTGGAACCAGTTTGGCGTTCAGGACTATATCTTTCGATTTTTGCTGGGAATCGTTTTCAACCAACGAAATGGGCCCCTTCTCGTTCAAGAACTTTTCAAAGTACGCTAGCTGTTCCAGAGCTACTTCGAGTGTCATTCGCTGCTGCACAATTCCAGCTTTCAACGACTCCCTCTCTTCTTTGAGATCGTCGACTTGTACCTGTAGAATCACTTTCTCTTGCATAACAGTTCGAACAACACTTTGGTGCTCTTGCGCTAGGCCTTCCAATATTTGTATTTGCTTTTTATGGTCCATTTCGGTTCGACACACGACTTCATTCATGATAGAAACTTGCTTTTCTAGATTGTCTTTCTCAACTGATTGATTCCGACTTTTGAGCTGTAGAATGGAAATTTGGTCCACCAAGGCTTCGACATGAGCTTCCTTAATATCACGCTCCCCTCCCCCGATGAGAGCCGGCTGGACAAGTTCAGGCATGTGAGCTAGAGGGGACGACTTTCTGATTTCTTTCTGAGAGAATGTGTTTGTTTCAACTAGAAAGCCTGCCAACGTGTTGATGGTAACAGCAGTTGAGTTCCCTTTGAGGGAAACATTCTTTTCTCCCATGATGTAAAAGTTAGCAAACTTGTGAGTTTTTCTATCGGGTTGGCAGCTGCAAGCAAAACTCCGGTTTCGCCGAAAGCGGAAAATTAGCGACAATTGGCGACAATCGTCCGACAAGCTAAATAATTCAAAACTATTGCTCACAGTTGCTCTGGTGATAACAATTGCCCGATGAACAGGAATAAATGTAAAAGCTCGACATACGCTATTTAAAGCAATATATAAGAAGCTTCGAGCTCATTTCTGGATTTCGGTATGATCGGCTTAAATATGGATGCACACAAATCTACGTAAGTAGAAAATAGCTGAATTTCAAATTGAGCAATAGCTGATCGCTCGCATGGACACATCGTAGCCATCTCACAGGAAGCGAAATAACACAAGTTGTGAGCATACTACCTATCCGGGTTTCGGATTGTATGAAATGTATATCCTTTATCTGGCTCTACAGTTCAATCTGTCAACCCCATGTAAACCAAAAATGCCAAATCGATAGAGGTATTAACTGCAAGCTGAACATACGTGTTCGGCGTGTCTAGACTCAATATGGCATTGCCGACTAGCGAGATCCCATTCAAACGCTGGAAAATGAAGATTTAAATAATTCTAGAAAGTAATTACAATTAGTTCCTTGTAAATACCAGTTCCTTGTACCTCAATAAATTTACTATATTGGCGGTCAGAGATCAACTTTAAAAATaagaggaaaaccgctaattcggcctctgcgacatgaaaaaaccgcaatttcggccaaatttgaaaatttctaagtaccTTAGATTGAacgcgaaacggcttttaagtaaaattagcaattagaaaataatccaatgcttggtgtatgctctgtatatgatatagtagaggtatcgcgctggcatggatgagctgcttccaacccgtcaaaCTTCGATCAATCTAGAGAGGACagcaattgactgtgaacactttacccTACGCAtacagagaacaaactgtAGCCCGGGAGTCATACAGACTGATGTCGAAGGTCGTTCACGGTCAGAAATTCCGACAGTAAAGTTGACCAAAAAGCATGATGTGAATTAGAGGTCAATGTCGACAATTGACCTTTTGATCATTTTCCGCTCCATAAAACATATGCCTTAGCTACTAGCCACACACAGATAATTACCTCCGTTTATACTACTCTGCATCAGGCAAATGTTTATTTAGCATGCTTCGGCCACTACGCATCGTATCTTCTAGGGAATCGATCAACCTGTCGAGCAACAGTGAACGACCCGCGCAGACCTTTGATGTTTGTGTCTATGCATTTTCAGAGACAAACATCTTGCAAAAAATGTTCGTTATTAGCGAGATGCGTGCTGATGATACAGAATAGTGAAGCTTTTTCATACAAAAGAAAGAGGAACAGCTC encodes:
- a CDS encoding predicted protein, producing YERYDVTVDDAEADRATEIKIFSIRRPHMRAFHVAWFSFFWAFTIWFAPAPLLKEIQKTLGLTRKEIWTSSITNDITAIFLRILIGPLCDVYGARLPMAAVLVLASIPTAMVGLIQSAAGLSVTRFFIGIAGSSFVMAQFWPSRMFTRELAGTANGIVGGWGNLGGAFTQLLMGTILFPAFRNLYDGDSEKAWRVICVIPAAVAFLWGIAVPWISDDAPMGNYGEMKKRGAMDRILMTTALRQGAVVNTWILYVQYACSFGVELVMNNATVLYYTDEFGLSTEDAAALGFIYGSMNLFARGMGGYLSDQLNLKFGLRGRLWLQTCLLVVEGIVIIIFPFADTLRGAIVTMCIFSIFTQAAEGAIFGVVPYVTKLYSGSVSGLVGAGGNAGSVIFGLGFRSLSYRQAFIMMGCIVIASSGLSAFINIPLYAGLLWGKDNHSVI
- a CDS encoding predicted protein — protein: MGEKNVSLKGNSTAVTINTLAGFLVETNTFSQKEIRKSSPLAHMPELVQPALIGGGERDIKEAHVEALVDQISILQLKSRNQSVEKDNLEKQVSIMNEVVCRTEMDHKKQIQILEGLAQEHQSVVRTVMQEKVILQVQVDDLKEERESLKAGIVQQRMTLEVALEQLAYFEKFLNEKGPISLVENDSQQKSKDIVLNAKLVPARDGPFSEDLGTISMENRKEVVSIAGECEKFLSSEGAEAGSLLTSRGHQEADSIKNRQNTQPDNKSLATSTEFNSSRPTLNQEAPYHPMRPSFRVTPSNTEGREIEDGRPDVTEKTRPEQTAFLTLPISSDSFSKPANNSVDLTLSRSTSDTLGLSSSESDTFQPFLDTGSQNLQSQHEPLGANITDSKEKTLSYSKGSSGSSVSSRMSYSSSTFSCRLHIPYQPRTGRRLLTGTVFMRNIFYRWQPFYAILYQCQSCY